The following are encoded in a window of Gramella sp. MT6 genomic DNA:
- a CDS encoding aminotransferase class I/II-fold pyridoxal phosphate-dependent enzyme: MEENKPDSSYHYNVAQLRLESWNNLKNESIKLEKCNRGSSDEKKLQNNLRRLLNEMEIIESYFAFPGILRLRALNEMLERQEHTALTNKIAEITKHLVSDRYRSNPDLMEDEDQGVEISDRGEHPDAVKKNYFEVLFVEDISLQEECKLRNDLKDLRGSNEQFNYGIVVQRSFEDALIALHFNYNIQAVVVRYAPPYHSKKLTPTLKPFIQKVLNLDLASKPSSELGPVLGDLVKKFRPELDTYYVTDTALGKLKDTTLKTFRRIFYRTEDLQELHLTILRGISERYETPFFSALKEYSKKPTGIFHAMPISRGNSVFKSRWINDFGNFYGRNMFLAETSSTTGGLDSLLQPTGSLKKAQKMASDAYGSLNTFFVTNGTSTANKIVVQALVKPGDVILIDRDCHKSHHYGLVLSGAYPVYLDSYPIEEYSMYGAVPLEQIKEKLLRLKKEGRLDLVKMLLLTNCTFDGLVYNVEKVMQEILAIKPDMVFLWDEAWFAFAGFTYNYKQRTGMFVAKKLHEKYNSSAYREEYEEHIKNLKKDEIPRLPEPDKVRIRVYSTQSTHKTLSSFRQGSMIHIWDEDFRRKSENTFMEAYMTHTSTSPNYQMLASLDVGRRQVQFEGYELVEKSIEMAMVLRAKINDHPRLNKYFDVLTVSDFIPAELRKSGLSEYYTSKEGWNRMETAWEKDEFVLDPTKITLHIGRTGVDGDTFKNKYLMDKFNIQINKTSRNTVLFMTNIGTTRGSVTYLTNALLKIADELDKELLSLSSKESKIREEKIYSLTKDFPPLPDFSYFHNSFQAVPGVPGGNIREAFFLAYNEENYEYMPLEECLPAMENDRTLVASSFIIPYPPGFPVLVPGQVVSKEIIRFLTALDVSEIHGYRADLGLRIFKENVLNRQKTVTSMGAMGNNKKKKLIK; this comes from the coding sequence ATGGAAGAAAATAAACCGGATAGTTCATATCATTATAATGTAGCCCAACTTCGGCTGGAGTCCTGGAACAATTTAAAGAATGAATCCATAAAACTGGAAAAATGTAACCGCGGCTCTTCAGACGAAAAAAAGCTGCAGAACAATCTTCGTCGTTTATTAAACGAAATGGAGATCATTGAGAGCTATTTTGCATTTCCGGGCATCTTACGTTTGCGAGCACTGAATGAAATGCTGGAAAGGCAGGAACATACTGCCCTTACCAATAAAATAGCTGAAATTACCAAACATCTGGTAAGCGACAGGTACAGGAGCAATCCAGATTTGATGGAAGATGAAGACCAGGGTGTAGAGATCTCTGATAGAGGAGAGCATCCCGATGCTGTTAAAAAAAACTATTTCGAAGTTTTATTTGTAGAGGATATTTCGCTTCAGGAGGAATGTAAACTTAGAAATGACCTTAAAGATCTTAGAGGTTCTAACGAACAGTTCAATTACGGGATTGTGGTGCAACGTTCTTTTGAAGATGCATTGATCGCTTTACACTTTAATTATAATATTCAGGCCGTGGTAGTGCGCTATGCGCCGCCTTATCATTCCAAAAAGTTAACTCCAACCTTAAAGCCTTTTATTCAAAAAGTTTTAAACCTGGATCTTGCTTCAAAACCTTCCTCTGAACTGGGACCGGTTCTGGGAGATCTTGTGAAAAAATTCAGACCAGAACTCGATACTTATTATGTAACAGATACTGCGCTTGGAAAACTTAAGGATACTACCTTAAAAACTTTCAGGAGGATCTTTTACAGGACTGAAGATCTTCAGGAATTACATCTTACCATATTACGCGGAATTAGTGAGCGTTATGAAACCCCATTCTTTTCAGCATTAAAGGAGTACAGTAAAAAACCAACCGGTATATTTCATGCGATGCCTATCTCAAGAGGTAATTCGGTTTTTAAGTCAAGATGGATCAATGATTTCGGTAATTTCTATGGAAGAAATATGTTCCTGGCCGAAACTTCTTCCACAACGGGAGGCCTTGATTCCTTGCTACAGCCAACCGGCTCTTTAAAGAAAGCACAGAAAATGGCCAGCGATGCCTATGGCTCGTTGAATACCTTTTTTGTGACCAATGGAACTTCAACAGCAAACAAGATTGTAGTTCAGGCCCTGGTAAAGCCTGGGGATGTCATCCTGATCGACAGGGACTGCCATAAATCACATCACTATGGACTGGTCCTTTCCGGAGCATATCCTGTTTATCTGGATTCCTATCCTATAGAAGAATATTCAATGTATGGAGCGGTGCCATTGGAACAGATAAAAGAAAAACTCCTTCGTTTGAAAAAGGAAGGAAGACTGGACCTGGTAAAAATGTTATTGCTTACCAACTGTACCTTTGATGGTCTTGTTTACAACGTAGAAAAAGTGATGCAGGAAATTCTGGCGATTAAGCCAGATATGGTCTTTTTATGGGATGAGGCATGGTTCGCTTTTGCAGGCTTCACCTACAATTATAAGCAACGAACAGGAATGTTCGTTGCCAAAAAGCTACATGAAAAATACAATAGCAGTGCTTACAGGGAAGAGTATGAAGAACATATTAAGAACCTTAAGAAAGATGAGATCCCAAGGCTGCCAGAACCTGATAAAGTAAGGATCAGGGTTTATTCAACCCAGAGTACACACAAGACTCTTAGTAGCTTCCGCCAGGGTTCCATGATACATATCTGGGACGAAGATTTCAGGAGAAAGAGTGAAAACACTTTTATGGAGGCTTATATGACGCATACTTCCACCTCACCTAATTATCAAATGTTAGCTTCATTAGATGTTGGCAGAAGACAGGTACAGTTTGAAGGCTATGAGCTTGTGGAAAAAAGTATAGAAATGGCCATGGTGCTTCGTGCAAAAATAAATGACCATCCAAGGCTTAATAAATATTTTGATGTGTTAACCGTGAGTGATTTTATTCCTGCGGAACTCCGAAAATCAGGACTTTCTGAATACTATACCTCGAAGGAGGGCTGGAACAGAATGGAAACTGCCTGGGAGAAGGATGAATTTGTACTGGATCCTACTAAGATCACGCTTCATATTGGACGTACCGGGGTTGACGGTGATACCTTCAAGAACAAATATTTGATGGATAAGTTTAATATCCAGATCAATAAAACCTCAAGGAATACGGTGCTGTTTATGACCAATATAGGTACCACCCGTGGAAGTGTTACTTACCTTACCAATGCGCTGCTCAAGATCGCAGATGAACTGGATAAGGAGTTGCTTTCCCTAAGTTCGAAAGAAAGTAAAATTCGTGAGGAGAAGATCTATTCTTTAACCAAAGATTTCCCCCCATTACCTGATTTTAGTTATTTCCATAATTCCTTTCAGGCAGTGCCGGGAGTACCTGGAGGAAATATCAGGGAGGCCTTTTTTCTGGCCTACAATGAGGAAAATTATGAGTATATGCCATTAGAAGAATGTTTGCCAGCTATGGAAAATGACAGAACCTTAGTAGCATCATCCTTTATTATTCCTTATCCACCCGGATTTCCAGTGCTTGTTCCTGGCCAGGTAGTAAGTAAAGAGATCATTAGGTTTCTAACGGCATTAGATGTTTCAGAAATTCACGGTTATCGTGCCGATCTGGGATTGAGAATTTTTAAGGAAAATGTATTGAACCGGCAAAAAACGGTGACCTCCATGGGAGCGATGGGAAATAATAAAAAGAAGAAATTAATTAAATAA
- a CDS encoding aspartate aminotransferase family protein — MIEQKSQSEELLERRKNIVANGVGVFNTATVKEAKGAIITDLDGRELIDFAGGIGVVNAGHCPEPVVEAIREQAGKYLHTSFNVVTYEPYIKLCEELAEILPHGEKTKAMLISTGAEAVENAIKIARQATKRPAVLCYTEAYHGRTLMAMSLTSKVNYKFSSGPFAPEVYRIPFPNFYKYSGTQDMDDFVETELNRLRESAHSMVDINSVAAIIIEPIQGEGGFNPVPQKYLEGLRSFCDEHGVLLIMDEIQSGFCRTGHWASWQHYNVQPDISTYAKSLGSGLPIAAVLGKAEIMDAAGPGTIGGTYIGSPVCCAAALATIQYMKDLNLNEKAIQIGKIVTDRMKKLQKEFSDIGDVRGVGAMIGIEFVKDNDPGKPNGELCDKIVKGCAAEGLVLLSAGTFKNVIRILSPLVISDEHLHQGLDILEDQIRKNIG, encoded by the coding sequence ATGATCGAACAGAAAAGCCAGTCAGAAGAACTACTGGAAAGAAGAAAGAATATAGTAGCCAACGGAGTTGGAGTTTTTAATACAGCCACAGTAAAAGAAGCAAAAGGAGCAATAATCACAGATTTAGATGGCCGGGAACTTATAGATTTCGCCGGAGGTATTGGAGTAGTAAATGCAGGTCATTGTCCTGAGCCGGTGGTTGAGGCCATTCGTGAACAGGCAGGGAAATACTTGCACACCAGTTTTAACGTGGTGACCTATGAACCCTATATTAAACTTTGTGAGGAGCTGGCAGAGATACTGCCGCATGGTGAGAAAACTAAAGCTATGCTTATCAGTACAGGGGCTGAAGCGGTAGAAAATGCGATTAAGATTGCCAGGCAGGCGACTAAAAGACCGGCCGTTCTGTGTTATACAGAAGCTTATCATGGCCGAACCTTAATGGCAATGAGTCTTACCAGTAAAGTGAATTACAAATTTTCCTCGGGACCTTTTGCGCCTGAAGTTTACCGTATCCCTTTTCCTAATTTTTATAAATACAGTGGAACACAGGATATGGATGATTTTGTGGAAACAGAGCTAAACCGACTCAGGGAAAGTGCACACAGTATGGTAGACATAAATAGTGTGGCTGCAATTATCATTGAGCCTATTCAGGGAGAGGGAGGTTTTAATCCTGTACCTCAGAAATACCTGGAAGGTTTGCGTTCTTTTTGTGATGAACATGGCGTGCTGTTGATTATGGATGAGATCCAGAGTGGTTTTTGCCGAACCGGGCATTGGGCCAGCTGGCAACATTATAATGTACAGCCAGATATAAGTACCTACGCTAAGTCTCTTGGTTCTGGTTTACCCATAGCAGCAGTTCTTGGTAAGGCAGAAATTATGGATGCGGCTGGCCCGGGTACTATTGGCGGAACCTATATTGGAAGTCCCGTTTGTTGCGCAGCAGCCCTTGCCACGATTCAGTATATGAAAGATCTGAATCTTAACGAAAAAGCGATTCAAATTGGAAAAATAGTCACTGATAGAATGAAGAAACTTCAGAAGGAGTTCTCAGATATAGGTGATGTGAGAGGCGTTGGAGCAATGATAGGAATTGAATTCGTGAAGGATAACGACCCTGGAAAACCTAACGGCGAACTTTGCGATAAAATAGTGAAAGGTTGTGCCGCCGAAGGTTTAGTGTTATTAAGTGCCGGAACCTTTAAAAATGTAATTAGGATACTTTCTCCCCTTGTAATTTCAGACGAGCACCTGCATCAAGGTCTCGATATTCTGGAAGATCAGATCAGAAAAAATATAGGATAG
- a CDS encoding Lrp/AsnC family transcriptional regulator gives MKIDELDKRILRHLQQDSKKTNKEIANDLSLSVTAVYERIRKLEREGVISKYVALLDPEKVEKGFMVLCQIKLIQHKKDFLTKFEKEITSLPEVIECLHVSGDYDYILKVLVKDMDAYREFMVTKLTSLDHIGSTKSIFTINKVKQSTVISL, from the coding sequence ATGAAAATTGATGAGTTAGATAAAAGGATCTTGCGGCATCTTCAACAGGATAGCAAGAAAACCAATAAGGAGATCGCCAATGATCTTAGCCTTTCAGTAACTGCTGTTTATGAAAGAATCAGAAAATTGGAAAGGGAAGGGGTAATTTCAAAATATGTTGCATTACTGGATCCCGAGAAAGTGGAAAAAGGTTTTATGGTGCTATGCCAGATCAAACTCATTCAGCATAAAAAGGACTTCCTTACTAAATTCGAAAAGGAAATTACCAGCTTGCCTGAGGTCATAGAATGCCTTCACGTAAGCGGCGATTACGATTATATTCTTAAAGTTCTAGTTAAGGACATGGATGCTTACCGAGAATTTATGGTTACCAAGCTCACCAGTCTGGATCATATTGGAAGTACAAAAAGTATTTTTACCATCAATAAAGTGAAGCAAAGTACAGTGATTAGTTTGTAG
- a CDS encoding aminotransferase class I/II-fold pyridoxal phosphate-dependent enzyme encodes MKYKPADRIQDLQYFGEFGGVNPSISDSSTYTFLSAKTMFDTFEGNAEGCYLYSRHSSPSNLYLGEALAAMEGTEAANVTASGMGAITAVLMQLCNAGDHIVCSRTVYGGTYAFLKNFAPKFGIETTFVDITEPLLVNDAVQKNTKLVYCESVSNPLLEIADLEALSNITKVHKLKLVVDNTFSPLSISPAKLGADVVIHSLTKFINGSSDTVGGVICGTKDFINDLRNVNDGAAMLLGPTMDSLRAASILKNLRTLHIRMKQHSHNAMFLANKFQEDGFATVYPGLESHPGHDTFKKMMNESYGFGGMLTIDVGSLDKANELMELMQEKNLGYLAVSLGFYKTLFSAPGTSTSSEIPIEEQKQMGLSDGLIRFSIGLDNDIARTYEMMKECMIKVGVLDTEMV; translated from the coding sequence ATGAAATATAAACCGGCAGACCGCATTCAGGATCTACAATACTTTGGAGAATTTGGAGGAGTGAATCCTTCAATTTCCGATTCATCAACTTATACCTTCCTTTCAGCTAAAACCATGTTCGATACATTTGAAGGCAATGCTGAAGGTTGTTATTTATATTCAAGACACTCCTCCCCTTCCAATCTTTACCTGGGCGAAGCTCTTGCAGCGATGGAAGGAACTGAAGCTGCAAATGTCACAGCTTCCGGAATGGGCGCTATCACTGCAGTTTTAATGCAGCTATGCAATGCCGGAGATCATATTGTTTGTAGCAGAACCGTTTATGGGGGCACCTATGCTTTTCTTAAGAATTTCGCCCCTAAGTTCGGCATAGAAACAACTTTTGTAGACATCACCGAACCGCTTTTGGTTAATGATGCGGTACAAAAAAATACAAAACTCGTGTATTGTGAATCTGTAAGTAATCCTTTGTTAGAGATAGCAGATCTGGAAGCTTTATCAAACATCACTAAAGTGCACAAGCTTAAACTGGTGGTAGACAACACCTTTTCACCACTTTCCATAAGCCCGGCAAAATTAGGAGCAGATGTGGTAATTCATAGTCTTACCAAATTCATAAATGGCAGTAGCGATACGGTTGGAGGGGTTATTTGCGGAACAAAGGACTTCATAAATGACCTGCGTAACGTGAATGATGGCGCGGCAATGCTACTGGGCCCAACTATGGATAGCCTGAGAGCTGCTTCTATTCTAAAAAACCTTAGAACGCTGCATATCCGAATGAAACAGCATAGCCATAATGCGATGTTTCTGGCCAATAAATTCCAGGAAGACGGATTTGCAACAGTATACCCTGGTCTGGAATCTCACCCGGGACACGACACTTTTAAGAAAATGATGAATGAAAGCTATGGTTTTGGTGGAATGCTTACCATAGATGTTGGTTCATTAGATAAAGCCAATGAACTTATGGAATTGATGCAGGAAAAAAATCTAGGCTATTTGGCTGTAAGTCTAGGATTCTATAAAACCCTTTTCAGTGCTCCCGGAACTTCTACTTCTTCAGAAATTCCAATTGAAGAGCAAAAGCAAATGGGATTAAGTGATGGTTTGATCCGTTTTTCTATTGGTTTGGATAACGATATTGCAAGAACTTATGAAATGATGAAAGAATGTATGATTAAAGTTGGGGTCTTAGATACTGAAATGGTCTAA
- a CDS encoding carbon-nitrogen hydrolase family protein produces MNPFAIAGIQMKVSAVAPNVEMMKLKLDITMSLYPWVDMVVFSELCGYGPLTHTAQEIPGEFEQEMCKMAKKHNVWLLPGSIFEKSEGKIYNTATVINPDGEVVTRYRKMFPFYPYEVGVTPGSEFCVFDVPGVAKFGLSICYDMWFPETVRTLTVMGAEVILHPTMTGTIDREIELSIVRAMAAVNQCYFFDVNGLESGGSGRSIVCGPDGRVIYQAEGNEEIFPLELNIDRVRRSRELGILRLGQPLKSFRDHIGQFGIYQHGAQLPYLNSLGPLIKPTKLDTLSKLKMQENEYEPPVNPTGYKGFNEL; encoded by the coding sequence ATGAATCCATTCGCAATTGCAGGAATACAAATGAAAGTTTCAGCGGTCGCTCCCAATGTGGAGATGATGAAGCTGAAACTTGATATTACCATGAGCCTTTATCCATGGGTAGATATGGTGGTATTTAGTGAGCTATGCGGGTATGGTCCACTAACCCATACCGCGCAGGAAATACCTGGAGAATTTGAACAAGAGATGTGCAAAATGGCCAAAAAGCATAATGTCTGGCTGCTTCCGGGTTCTATTTTTGAAAAATCTGAAGGTAAGATCTACAACACAGCCACGGTAATAAATCCCGATGGGGAAGTGGTAACGCGCTACAGAAAAATGTTTCCTTTTTATCCCTATGAAGTAGGGGTGACTCCGGGATCAGAATTTTGTGTATTTGACGTGCCAGGAGTTGCAAAATTTGGTTTGTCTATCTGCTACGATATGTGGTTTCCTGAAACCGTGCGTACCCTAACAGTTATGGGAGCAGAGGTAATTCTGCATCCAACCATGACGGGGACCATAGACAGAGAAATTGAATTATCTATAGTCAGGGCCATGGCAGCGGTTAATCAATGCTACTTTTTTGACGTAAACGGATTGGAATCGGGTGGAAGTGGTAGATCTATAGTTTGCGGGCCAGATGGCCGGGTGATTTACCAGGCAGAAGGAAATGAAGAGATCTTTCCACTGGAATTGAATATAGACAGAGTAAGAAGAAGCAGGGAGCTTGGAATACTTAGACTGGGGCAGCCCCTAAAAAGTTTCAGGGATCATATAGGTCAGTTTGGCATCTATCAGCATGGTGCGCAATTACCTTACCTCAATTCACTTGGGCCACTTATAAAACCAACCAAACTCGATACACTGTCGAAATTAAAAATGCAGGAAAATGAATATGAACCTCCTGTGAATCCTACGGGTTATAAGGGCTTTAACGAACTATAA
- a CDS encoding VOC family protein — protein sequence MGGTTSKRKKKETNKGIISWFEIPAINFQQSVDFYNEIFGIEMEKNFDDNYAMAFFPVDNGIGGAIVKGPGSTPSDTGPLLYLNAGKDLNTILERVEPAGGRIVMTKTLINKESGHFAIFIDSEGNKLALHSNK from the coding sequence ATGGGCGGAACAACATCAAAGAGAAAAAAGAAAGAAACCAATAAAGGCATTATAAGCTGGTTTGAGATCCCGGCTATCAATTTTCAGCAATCGGTTGATTTCTACAATGAGATCTTCGGAATTGAGATGGAAAAGAACTTTGATGATAATTATGCCATGGCTTTTTTTCCAGTTGATAACGGAATAGGAGGTGCCATCGTAAAAGGTCCGGGCTCTACGCCAAGTGACACAGGGCCATTGTTATATCTAAATGCAGGGAAAGATCTAAATACTATCCTTGAAAGAGTGGAACCTGCTGGAGGAAGGATCGTAATGACGAAAACCCTCATTAATAAAGAGTCTGGTCATTTCGCCATTTTCATTGATTCTGAAGGAAACAAACTGGCTCTACATTCAAACAAATAA